In Glycine soja cultivar W05 chromosome 10, ASM419377v2, whole genome shotgun sequence, the genomic stretch ATGAGAAGCCACCACCAGTGTACGAACCACCTCATGAGAAGCCACCACCAGTGTATGAACCACCTCATGAGAAGCCACCACCAGTGTATGAACCACCTCATGAGAAGCCACCACATGAGAAACCACCACCAGTGTATGAACCTCCACATGAGAAACCACCTCATGGAAAGCCACCACCAGTATATGAACCTCCACATGAGAAACCACCACATGGAAAGCCGCCACCAGTATATGAACCTCCACATGAGAAACCACCACCAGTGTATGAACCTCCACATGAGAAACCACCTCATGGAAAGCCACCACCAGTATATGAACCTCCACATGAGAAACCACCACATGGAAAGCCGCCACCAGTATATGAACCCCCTTATGAGAAGCCACCACCAGTGTACCAGCCTCCTCATGAGAAGCCACCCATCTACAAGCCTCCTTATGAAAAACCACCCATTCACAAACCCCCATTCGAGAAACCACCCATTTACAAACCTCCATTCGAGAAACCACCCATTTACAAACCTCCATTCGAGAAACCACCCATTTACAAACCTCCATTCGAGAAACCACCCATTTACAAACCTCCTTTCGAGAAACCACCAGTATACGAGCCACCTCCTTTGGTGAAGCCACCACCATTTGAAAAGCCACCCTTTTACAAACCTCCTTTCGAGAAACCACCGCTTTACGAGCCACCTCCTTTGGTGAAGCCACCGATCTACAATCCCCCACCTTATGGCCACTATCCACCATCcaagaaaaactaataataaccaGTGGCGAGTGTGACATGCATGTTTTCGTCTACTCAACGTTAGAGCAGTCGTTTGTCATATAAAGTTTTTTGTTTGCGTTTATTAGGAAGCACTTTTAAGATGCCAATTGAAGTACAATCCGCCACTTCTGCGTGTAGTAGTTCTTCAAAATAAAGGCTATATTCCTCTGTGTACTTAATAACTTCAATTTCCCTTTTCAGCAATGATATTGT encodes the following:
- the LOC114372404 gene encoding early nodulin-75-like isoform X1, with product MTYVHSLMLLLLGVVVLTTTPVLANFFPPIYEPPPIEKPPIFEPPPTYEPPPTEKPPPLYKPPFYPPPLYQPPYEKPPPEYQPPHEKPPPEYQPPHEKPPPEYQPPHQKPPHEKPPPEYKPPHEKPPPEYQPPHEKPPVYEPPHEKPPPVYEPPHEKPPPVYEPPHEKPPPVYEPPHEKPPPVYEPPHEKPPPVYEPPHEKPPHEKPPPVYEPPHEKPPHGKPPPVYEPPHEKPPHGKPPPVYEPPHEKPPPVYEPPHEKPPHGKPPPVYEPPHEKPPHGKPPPVYEPPYEKPPPVYQPPHEKPPIYKPPYEKPPIHKPPFEKPPIYKPPFEKPPIYKPPFEKPPIYKPPFEKPPIYKPPFEKPPVYEPPPLVKPPPFEKPPFYKPPFEKPPLYEPPPLVKPPIYNPPPYGHYPPSKKN
- the LOC114372404 gene encoding early nodulin-75-like isoform X2, giving the protein MTYVHSLMLLLLGVVVLTTTPVLANFFPPIYEPPPIEKPPIFEPPPTYEPPPTEKPPPLYKPPFYPPPLYQPPYEKPPPEYQPPHEKPPPEYQPPHEKPPPEYQPPHQKPPHEKPPPEYKPPHEKPPPEYQPPHEKPPVYEPPHEKPPPVYEPPHEKPPPVYEPPHEKPPPVYEPPHEKPPPVYEPPHEKPPPVYEPPHEKPPHEKPPPVYEPPHEKPPHGKPPPVYEPPHEKPPHGKPPPVYEPPYEKPPPVYQPPHEKPPIYKPPYEKPPIHKPPFEKPPIYKPPFEKPPIYKPPFEKPPIYKPPFEKPPIYKPPFEKPPVYEPPPLVKPPPFEKPPFYKPPFEKPPLYEPPPLVKPPIYNPPPYGHYPPSKKN